A window from Citrobacter amalonaticus encodes these proteins:
- the scpA gene encoding methylmalonyl-CoA mutase, producing the protein MSDLSEWQTLANKELSRRNKTVESLVTQTAEGIAIKPLYTEADLDKLEITGTLPGLPPYVRGPRATMYTAQPWTIRQYAGFSTAKESNAFYRRNLAAGQKGLSVAFDLATHRGYDSDNPRVAGDVGKAGVAIDTVEDMKILFDQIPLDKMSVSMTMNGAVLPVMAFYIVAAEEQGVSPEQLTGTIQNDILKEYLCRNTYIYPPKPSMRIIADIIAWCSGNMPRFNTISISGYHMGEAGANCVQQVAFTLADGIEYIKAALSAGLNIDDFAPRLSFFFGIGMDLFMNVAMLRAARYLWSEAVSGFGAADPKSLALRTHCQTSGWSLTEQDPYNNVIRTTIEALGATLGGTQSLHTNAFDEALGLPTDFSARIARNTQIILQEESEICRTVDPLAGSYYVESLTDHIVKQARAIIQQIDDAGGMAKAIEAGLPKRMIEEASAREQSLIDQGKRVIVGVNKYKLEKEDDTTVLEIDNVKVRNEQITSLTRIRATRDDAAVHAALAALTHAALHHENLLAAAVNAARVRATLGEISDALESAFDRYLVPSQCVTGVIAQSYHQSNQSACEFDAIVAQTEQFLADRGRRPRILIAKMGQDGHDRGAKVIASAYSDLGFDVDLSPMFSTPEEIARLAVENDVHVVGASSLAAGHKTLIPELVGALKKWGRDDICVVAGGVIPPQDYAFLEERGVAAIYGPGTPMLESVRDVLKRISQHHD; encoded by the coding sequence ATGTCAGACTTATCAGAGTGGCAGACACTCGCCAACAAGGAGCTCAGCCGGCGGAATAAAACCGTCGAGTCGCTGGTCACACAGACAGCGGAAGGCATTGCCATCAAGCCGCTGTACACCGAAGCCGACCTCGATAAACTGGAGATCACCGGCACCCTTCCCGGCCTGCCGCCTTACGTTCGCGGCCCACGCGCTACCATGTATACCGCGCAACCGTGGACCATTCGTCAGTACGCTGGCTTCTCTACCGCCAAAGAATCTAACGCCTTCTATCGTCGCAACCTTGCCGCCGGGCAAAAAGGCCTTTCTGTCGCCTTCGATCTCGCCACCCACCGCGGCTATGATTCCGATAATCCACGCGTCGCAGGTGATGTCGGGAAGGCCGGTGTGGCTATCGATACCGTTGAAGACATGAAGATACTGTTCGACCAGATCCCGCTGGATAAGATGTCGGTATCAATGACCATGAACGGCGCGGTGCTGCCAGTAATGGCTTTTTATATCGTGGCCGCGGAAGAGCAAGGCGTTTCGCCGGAACAGCTTACCGGCACCATTCAGAACGATATTCTGAAAGAGTACCTGTGCCGTAACACTTACATTTACCCGCCGAAACCCTCCATGCGCATTATCGCCGACATCATCGCCTGGTGTTCGGGCAACATGCCACGCTTTAATACCATCAGCATCAGCGGCTACCATATGGGCGAAGCAGGCGCCAACTGCGTGCAACAGGTCGCTTTTACCCTGGCGGATGGTATTGAATACATCAAAGCCGCCCTTTCAGCCGGGCTGAACATTGATGACTTTGCGCCCCGCCTTTCGTTCTTCTTTGGCATCGGCATGGATCTGTTCATGAACGTCGCCATGCTGCGCGCGGCGCGTTATCTGTGGAGCGAAGCGGTGAGCGGCTTCGGCGCAGCAGACCCGAAATCGTTAGCCCTTCGTACCCACTGCCAGACTTCCGGCTGGAGCCTGACCGAACAGGATCCCTATAACAACGTGATCCGTACCACTATCGAAGCGCTCGGCGCCACGCTTGGCGGCACCCAGTCACTCCATACCAACGCCTTTGACGAAGCACTCGGTCTGCCCACCGACTTTTCTGCCCGCATCGCGCGTAACACGCAAATCATCCTGCAAGAGGAATCAGAAATCTGCCGCACCGTGGATCCGCTGGCTGGCTCTTACTATGTGGAGTCGTTGACCGATCACATTGTTAAACAGGCGCGGGCCATCATCCAGCAGATCGACGACGCGGGCGGGATGGCAAAGGCTATCGAAGCCGGGTTACCGAAACGGATGATTGAAGAAGCGTCTGCCCGCGAGCAATCACTGATCGACCAGGGCAAACGCGTCATTGTCGGCGTCAACAAATACAAGCTGGAAAAAGAGGACGACACGACCGTCCTGGAGATCGACAACGTCAAGGTGCGCAACGAGCAGATCACCTCTCTGACGCGGATCCGCGCGACCCGCGATGATGCCGCCGTTCACGCGGCGCTGGCGGCGTTGACTCACGCCGCATTGCATCATGAAAACCTGTTGGCCGCCGCCGTGAACGCCGCACGCGTCCGCGCCACGCTGGGTGAGATCTCCGACGCGCTGGAGTCGGCGTTTGACCGTTATCTGGTGCCTAGCCAGTGCGTCACTGGGGTGATTGCGCAGAGCTACCATCAGTCCAACCAATCGGCCTGCGAGTTTGACGCCATTGTTGCGCAAACAGAGCAGTTCCTGGCTGACCGCGGTCGTCGTCCGCGCATTTTGATCGCCAAAATGGGTCAGGATGGTCACGATCGCGGCGCAAAAGTGATCGCCAGCGCCTATTCCGATCTCGGCTTCGACGTCGATCTCAGCCCGATGTTCTCCACTCCGGAAGAGATCGCCCGCCTGGCGGTAGAAAACGATGTACACGTCGTCGGCGCCTCATCGCTCGCGGCCGGTCATAAAACACTCATCCCGGAACTGGTCGGCGCGTTGAAAAAATGGGGACGCGACGATATCTGCGTGGTCGCCGGCGGCGTGATCCCTCCCCAGGATTACGCCTTCCTGGAGGAGCGCGGCGTGGCGGCCATTTATGGACCCGGCACACCAATGCTGGAAAGCGTACGCGACGTACTGAAACGGATAAGTCAGCATCATGATTAG
- the modE gene encoding molybdenum-dependent transcriptional regulator, giving the protein MQAEILLTLKLQQKLFADPRRISLLKHIALSGSISQGAKDAGISYKSAWDAINEMNLLSEQTLVERATGGKGGGGAVLTRYGQRLIQLYDLLAQIQQKAFDVLSDDDALPLNSLLAAISRFSLQTSARNQWFGTITARDRNQVQQHVDVLLADGETRLKVAITAQSGERLGLDEGKEVLVLLKAPWVGITQDDAIAQAADNQLQGIINHIERGTEQCEVLMALPDGQTLCATVPLDAAATLTEGTNVTAYFNADRVIIATLC; this is encoded by the coding sequence ATGCAAGCCGAAATCCTTCTTACCCTGAAACTTCAGCAAAAACTGTTCGCCGATCCCCGACGCATCTCTTTGCTCAAGCACATTGCGCTTTCCGGTTCCATTAGTCAGGGCGCGAAAGACGCAGGCATCAGCTATAAGAGCGCCTGGGACGCCATTAATGAAATGAATCTTCTCAGCGAGCAAACGCTGGTCGAGCGTGCGACAGGCGGTAAAGGCGGCGGCGGTGCGGTGTTAACCCGCTACGGTCAGCGTCTGATCCAGCTCTACGATCTGCTGGCACAGATTCAGCAAAAAGCCTTCGATGTTTTAAGCGACGATGACGCGCTGCCGCTCAACAGCCTGCTGGCGGCCATCTCGCGTTTTTCTCTGCAGACCAGTGCGCGCAACCAGTGGTTTGGCACCATTACCGCCCGCGATCGCAATCAGGTACAGCAGCATGTCGACGTGCTGTTAGCCGATGGCGAAACGCGACTGAAAGTGGCCATTACCGCCCAGAGCGGCGAGCGTTTAGGGCTTGATGAAGGCAAAGAGGTTCTCGTGCTGCTGAAAGCGCCGTGGGTGGGGATTACCCAGGACGACGCCATCGCCCAGGCGGCGGATAACCAGCTCCAGGGCATTATCAATCATATTGAACGCGGCACAGAGCAGTGTGAAGTACTGATGGCGCTACCGGACGGTCAGACGTTGTGCGCCACCGTGCCGCTGGACGCCGCCGCCACGCTGACGGAAGGCACGAACGTGACGGCGTATTTCAACGCCGACAGGGTAATTATCGCAACATTGTGCTAA
- a CDS encoding AcrZ family multidrug efflux pump-associated protein, with amino-acid sequence MLELLKSLVFAVIMVPVVMAIILGLIYGLGEVFNIFSGIGQKNQSRQNH; translated from the coding sequence ATGTTAGAGTTATTGAAAAGTCTGGTATTCGCCGTAATCATGGTACCTGTGGTGATGGCCATCATCCTGGGTCTGATTTACGGTCTCGGTGAAGTGTTCAACATTTTCTCCGGTATCGGTCAGAAAAACCAGTCCAGACAGAATCATTGA
- the modA gene encoding molybdate ABC transporter substrate-binding protein, which yields MARTWLRLFAGATLSLSVAGQTLADEGKITVFAAASLTNAMQDIAAEYKKEKNVDVVSSFASSSTLARQIEAGAPADLFISADQKWMDYAVDKKAIDTATRQTLLGNSLVVVAPKAGEQKAFTIDNNTRWTTLLNGGRLAVGDPEHVPAGIYAKEALQKLGAWETLSPKLAPAEDVRGALALVERNEAPLGIVYGSDAVASKGVNVVATFPEDSHKKVEYPIAIVDGHKNATVSAFYDYLKGPQAAEIFKRYGFTTK from the coding sequence ATGGCTCGTACCTGGTTACGCCTGTTTGCTGGGGCAACCTTATCATTGTCGGTTGCTGGACAAACGCTGGCGGATGAAGGGAAAATCACCGTGTTTGCCGCAGCGTCATTGACTAATGCGATGCAGGATATCGCGGCAGAGTATAAAAAAGAGAAGAATGTCGACGTGGTCTCCTCTTTTGCGTCGTCTTCCACGCTGGCTCGCCAGATAGAAGCCGGTGCGCCAGCAGATCTGTTCATTTCTGCCGATCAGAAATGGATGGATTACGCGGTAGATAAGAAAGCGATTGATACCGCAACGCGTCAGACGCTGCTGGGCAACAGCCTTGTGGTGGTGGCGCCAAAAGCCGGTGAGCAGAAAGCGTTTACGATTGACAATAATACCCGCTGGACGACGCTGCTGAACGGTGGACGTCTGGCGGTAGGCGACCCGGAACACGTTCCGGCGGGGATCTACGCGAAAGAAGCACTGCAGAAACTGGGGGCCTGGGAGACGCTGTCACCGAAACTGGCTCCGGCGGAAGATGTGCGCGGCGCGCTGGCGCTGGTCGAGCGTAACGAAGCGCCGTTGGGCATTGTTTACGGCTCTGATGCGGTTGCCAGTAAAGGCGTTAACGTCGTGGCCACCTTCCCGGAAGATTCGCACAAAAAAGTGGAGTACCCCATCGCGATTGTTGATGGACATAAAAACGCCACGGTCAGCGCGTTCTATGATTACCTGAAAGGACCGCAGGCTGCTGAAATCTTTAAACGTTACGGATTTACGACCAAGTAA
- the modB gene encoding molybdate ABC transporter permease subunit produces MILTDPEWQAVLLSLKVSSLAVLFSLPFGIFFAWLLVRCTFPGKALLDSVLHLPLVLPPVVVGYLLLISMGRRGFIGQWLYDWFGITFAFSWRGAVLAAAVMSFPLMVRAIRLALEGVDLKLEQAARTLGAGRWRVFFTITLPLTLPGIIVGTVLAFARSLGEFGATITFVSNIPGETRTIPSAMYTLIQTPGGESAAARLCLISIVLALISLLISEWLARLSRERTGR; encoded by the coding sequence ATGATATTGACCGATCCTGAATGGCAGGCCGTGCTTCTGAGCCTGAAAGTGTCTTCCCTGGCCGTGTTGTTTAGTTTGCCGTTTGGGATCTTCTTTGCCTGGCTGCTGGTGCGCTGCACTTTCCCAGGCAAAGCCCTGCTGGACAGCGTACTGCATCTGCCGCTGGTATTACCGCCGGTGGTGGTCGGTTATTTGCTGTTGATTTCGATGGGACGGCGCGGATTTATCGGCCAGTGGCTATACGACTGGTTCGGCATAACCTTTGCCTTCAGCTGGCGCGGCGCGGTACTGGCGGCGGCAGTGATGTCTTTTCCGCTGATGGTGCGGGCTATCCGACTTGCGCTGGAAGGGGTGGATCTTAAGCTTGAGCAGGCCGCCCGGACGCTAGGGGCGGGACGCTGGCGCGTCTTCTTCACCATTACCCTTCCGTTGACGCTGCCTGGCATTATCGTCGGGACGGTACTGGCATTTGCCCGTTCGCTCGGCGAGTTTGGCGCGACGATTACCTTCGTTTCCAATATTCCCGGCGAAACCCGCACCATTCCTTCGGCGATGTATACCCTGATTCAGACGCCGGGCGGTGAAAGCGCTGCGGCAAGGCTGTGTCTTATTTCCATCGTACTGGCGCTGATTTCGCTGTTAATTTCTGAATGGCTGGCGCGACTCAGCCGTGAGCGGACGGGGCGATAA
- the modC gene encoding molybdenum ABC transporter ATP-binding protein ModC, with protein MLELNFSQTLGTHCVSLNETLPASGITAIFGVSGSGKTSLINAISGLTRPQKGRIVLNGRVLNDTENHICLTPEKRRIGYVFQDARLFPHYKVRGNLRYGMAKSMAGQFDKLVALLGIEPLLDRLPGGLSGGEKQRVAIGRALLTAPELLLLDEPLASLDIPRKRELLPYLQRLAREINIPMLYVSHSLDEILHLADNVMVLEDGQVKAFGALEEVWGSSVMHPWLPKEQQSSILKVSVLEHHPHYAMTALALGDQHLWVNKLNEPLQASLRIRIQASDVSLVLQPPQQTSIRNILRAKVIHCYDDNGQVEVQLEVGGKTLWARISPWARDELGIKAGLWLYAQIKSVSITA; from the coding sequence ATGCTGGAACTCAATTTCTCTCAGACGCTGGGGACCCACTGCGTCTCGCTCAACGAAACGCTGCCCGCCAGCGGTATCACCGCGATATTTGGCGTCTCTGGTTCTGGAAAAACCTCGCTGATCAATGCCATCAGTGGCCTGACGCGACCGCAGAAAGGGCGCATTGTACTCAACGGACGGGTGCTGAATGACACGGAAAACCACATCTGTCTGACCCCGGAAAAACGCCGGATAGGCTACGTTTTTCAGGATGCGCGCCTGTTTCCCCATTATAAAGTGCGCGGCAACCTGCGTTACGGCATGGCGAAAAGTATGGCCGGCCAGTTCGATAAGCTGGTGGCGCTATTGGGTATTGAGCCTCTGCTCGACAGACTGCCGGGCGGCCTCTCCGGCGGTGAAAAACAACGTGTGGCGATTGGCCGGGCGCTGTTGACCGCGCCGGAACTGTTACTCCTGGATGAACCGCTCGCCTCGCTGGATATTCCGCGTAAGCGTGAACTGTTGCCCTATCTGCAACGGCTGGCGCGGGAGATCAATATTCCCATGCTCTATGTCAGTCACTCGCTCGATGAAATTCTCCATCTGGCCGATAACGTAATGGTGCTGGAAGACGGTCAGGTGAAGGCGTTTGGCGCGCTGGAAGAGGTCTGGGGGAGCAGCGTGATGCATCCATGGCTGCCGAAAGAACAGCAGAGCAGCATCCTGAAAGTGAGCGTACTGGAGCATCATCCGCATTACGCGATGACGGCGCTGGCGCTGGGTGATCAGCATCTATGGGTCAATAAGCTCAATGAGCCGCTGCAGGCCTCGCTGCGCATTCGCATTCAGGCGTCGGATGTCTCGCTGGTGCTACAGCCGCCGCAGCAGACCAGCATTCGTAATATCCTGCGCGCGAAGGTGATCCACTGCTACGACGATAACGGGCAAGTGGAAGTTCAGCTTGAGGTGGGAGGTAAAACGCTGTGGGCGCGCATTAGCCCATGGGCCAGGGATGAATTGGGGATCAAAGCTGGCCTCTGGCTGTATGCGCAGATTAAGAGTGTATCGATAACCGCCTGA
- a CDS encoding pyridoxal phosphatase gives MTARVIALDLDGTLLTPQKTLLPSSVEALSRAREAGYQLIIVTGRHHVAIHPFYQALALDTPAICCNGTYLYDYHAKNVLAADPLPVNQALQLITLLEAHQIHGLMYVDDAMLYEHPTGHVIRTSNWAQTLPPEQRPIFTQVPSLAQAAHDVNAVWKFALTDDDIPKLQQFGKHVEELLGLECEWSWHDQVDIARQGNSKGKRLTQWVESQGGSMENVIAFGDNYNDISMLEAAGTGVAMGNADDAIKARANVVIGDNTTDSIAKFIYSQLL, from the coding sequence ATGACCGCTCGCGTGATTGCCCTTGATTTAGATGGAACCTTGCTAACCCCGCAAAAAACCCTGCTCCCCTCGTCTGTCGAAGCACTGTCGCGCGCCAGGGAGGCAGGCTACCAACTTATCATCGTCACCGGGCGTCATCACGTCGCAATTCATCCTTTTTATCAGGCACTGGCACTGGATACACCTGCAATTTGCTGTAATGGCACCTATTTGTATGATTATCACGCAAAAAATGTTCTCGCAGCCGATCCCTTGCCGGTTAACCAGGCGCTACAGCTTATTACGCTGCTGGAAGCGCATCAGATTCACGGCCTGATGTATGTCGATGACGCCATGCTGTATGAGCACCCGACCGGCCATGTCATTCGCACCTCAAACTGGGCGCAGACGTTGCCGCCGGAACAGCGCCCGATCTTCACCCAGGTGCCTTCACTGGCGCAGGCGGCGCACGATGTCAACGCGGTGTGGAAGTTCGCTCTGACAGACGACGATATTCCTAAGCTGCAGCAATTTGGCAAGCATGTCGAAGAGCTGTTGGGCCTTGAGTGCGAATGGTCCTGGCACGATCAGGTCGATATCGCTCGTCAGGGTAACAGCAAAGGCAAACGCCTGACCCAGTGGGTTGAATCTCAGGGTGGGTCGATGGAAAACGTAATTGCCTTCGGGGATAACTACAACGACATCAGTATGCTGGAAGCGGCTGGTACCGGCGTGGCGATGGGCAATGCTGACGACGCAATCAAAGCACGCGCCAACGTCGTCATCGGCGATAACACCACCGACAGCATCGCGAAGTTCATCTATAGCCAGCTGCTGTAA
- the pgl gene encoding 6-phosphogluconolactonase, which translates to MKQTVYTASPESQQIHVWSLNHDGALKLVQVVDVPGQVQPMVVSPDKRYLYVGVRPEFRVLAYRIAPDDGALTFAAESALPGSPTHISTDHHGRFVFVGSYNAGNVSVTRLEDGLPVGVVDVVEGMDGCHSANISPDNRTLWVPALKQDRICLFTLSDDGKLVAQEPAEVTTVEGAGPRHMAFHPNQQYAYCVNELNSSVDVWELKDPHGDIECVQTLDMMPADFSDTRWAADIHITPDGRHLYACDRTASLITVFSVSEDGSVLTKEGFQPTETQPRGFNVDHSGKYLIAAGQKSHHIAVYEIAGEQGLLTEKGRYAVGQGPMWVVVNAY; encoded by the coding sequence ATGAAGCAAACCGTTTATACCGCCAGCCCTGAAAGCCAACAGATCCATGTCTGGAGCCTGAATCATGATGGCGCATTGAAGCTGGTACAGGTGGTTGATGTGCCCGGGCAGGTTCAGCCGATGGTAGTCAGCCCGGATAAACGTTATCTCTACGTGGGCGTGCGTCCTGAATTCCGCGTACTGGCTTACCGGATTGCGCCGGATGATGGTGCGCTGACGTTTGCCGCAGAATCCGCGCTGCCGGGTAGCCCGACACACATTTCAACCGATCATCATGGCCGTTTTGTTTTTGTTGGCTCCTATAACGCGGGTAACGTCAGCGTCACCCGTCTGGAAGACGGCCTGCCGGTTGGGGTGGTGGATGTGGTGGAGGGAATGGATGGCTGTCACTCCGCCAATATCTCCCCGGACAACCGCACCCTGTGGGTGCCTGCGCTGAAGCAGGATCGTATCTGCCTGTTTACCCTCAGCGATGACGGTAAGCTGGTGGCACAAGAGCCTGCGGAAGTGACCACCGTTGAAGGGGCCGGTCCGCGCCATATGGCGTTCCACCCGAATCAGCAATATGCCTACTGCGTCAACGAGCTCAACAGCTCTGTGGACGTCTGGGAACTGAAAGATCCGCACGGTGATATCGAATGCGTGCAAACGCTGGACATGATGCCGGCTGATTTCTCCGACACCCGCTGGGCGGCGGACATTCACATTACGCCGGATGGTCGTCATCTGTATGCCTGTGACCGTACCGCCAGCCTGATTACCGTGTTCAGCGTTTCAGAAGATGGCAGCGTGTTGACCAAAGAAGGCTTCCAGCCAACCGAAACACAGCCGCGTGGTTTCAACGTTGACCATAGCGGGAAATACCTGATTGCTGCCGGACAGAAGTCACACCATATCGCGGTGTACGAGATTGCCGGTGAGCAGGGGCTGTTAACGGAGAAGGGACGTTATGCGGTAGGCCAGGGCCCGATGTGGGTGGTGGTTAACGCGTATTAA
- a CDS encoding putative acyl-CoA thioester hydrolase encodes MNTSSVSRLALALAFGVTLTACSSTPPDQIPSDQTAPGTSSRPILSANEAQNFVAKNYFSSLTPNTAPWTPSSISLPAQPDFVVGPAGTQGVTHTTIQAAVDAAITTRTNKRQYIAIMPGEYQGTVYIPAAPGSLTLYGTGEKPLDVKIGAAIDGEMSTADWRHTVNPGGKYMPGKPAWYMFDNCQSKRGATIGVMCSAVLWSQNNGLQLQNLTVENNLGDSVDAGNHPAVALRTDGDKVQINNVNILGRQNTFFVTNSGVQNRLENNRQPRTLVTNSYIEGDVDIVSGRGAVVFDNTDFRVVNSRTQQEAYVFAPATLANIYYGFLATNSRFTAAGDGVAQLGRALDVDGNTNGQVVIRDSVINEGFNMAQPWADAVISKRPFAGNTGAKDDKGETQRNLNDTNFNRMWEYNNRGVGSKVVAAPKQ; translated from the coding sequence GTGAACACATCATCAGTTTCCCGTCTGGCGCTGGCACTGGCTTTTGGCGTGACGCTGACCGCCTGTAGCTCTACCCCGCCGGATCAAATTCCTTCCGATCAAACCGCGCCAGGAACCTCCTCGCGCCCGATTTTATCGGCGAATGAAGCGCAGAATTTTGTCGCTAAAAACTATTTTTCTTCCCTGACGCCGAACACCGCGCCGTGGACGCCATCTTCAATTTCTCTGCCTGCGCAGCCTGACTTTGTGGTCGGCCCGGCCGGTACGCAAGGCGTTACCCACACCACCATTCAGGCGGCGGTGGATGCGGCGATCACTACGCGCACCAACAAACGTCAGTACATTGCGATTATGCCAGGTGAGTATCAGGGGACTGTTTATATCCCTGCGGCGCCAGGCAGCCTGACGCTGTACGGAACGGGTGAGAAACCGCTGGACGTGAAGATTGGCGCAGCAATTGACGGTGAAATGAGCACCGCTGACTGGCGTCATACGGTGAATCCGGGCGGGAAATATATGCCTGGTAAACCGGCCTGGTACATGTTTGACAACTGCCAGAGCAAACGCGGCGCGACTATCGGCGTGATGTGTTCAGCGGTATTGTGGTCACAGAATAATGGCCTGCAGTTACAGAATCTGACCGTTGAAAACAATCTTGGCGATAGCGTGGATGCGGGTAACCACCCGGCCGTTGCGCTGCGCACCGACGGTGACAAAGTTCAAATCAATAATGTGAACATTCTGGGCCGCCAGAACACCTTCTTTGTGACCAACAGCGGCGTGCAGAACCGTCTGGAAAATAATCGCCAACCGCGTACCCTGGTGACCAACAGCTATATCGAAGGTGATGTGGATATCGTTTCCGGTCGCGGCGCGGTGGTGTTCGATAACACCGACTTCCGCGTAGTGAACTCGCGTACTCAACAGGAAGCGTACGTCTTCGCGCCTGCAACGCTTGCGAACATTTATTACGGTTTCCTCGCCACCAACAGCCGCTTTACCGCCGCCGGTGACGGCGTGGCGCAGTTGGGTCGCGCACTGGATGTCGACGGCAACACCAACGGTCAGGTCGTGATCCGTGATAGCGTGATTAACGAGGGCTTTAACATGGCACAGCCGTGGGCTGACGCCGTGATCTCTAAACGTCCATTCGCGGGCAATACCGGGGCGAAGGATGATAAAGGCGAAACCCAGCGTAACCTGAACGACACCAACTTTAACCGCATGTGGGAATACAATAACCGCGGTGTGGGCAGCAAAGTCGTGGCTGCGCCGAAGCAGTAA
- the hutI gene encoding imidazolonepropionase: MEPLLPDDTLWRNLRLATLDPAQTAPYGMLDHHALIIRKGRVLAIVPEASLPTAHANTHDLQGRLVTPGLIDCHTHLVFGGNRASEWEQRLNGVSYQQISAQGGGINATVTATRAATEKALLASAQARIARLMREGVTLLEVKSGYGLNATAEEKMLRVAARLAEENLIEISPTLLAAHAVPVEYRDNPDGYITHVCETILPQLWEKGLFEAVDLFCESVGFTLAQSERVLRAAQAAGIPVKGHVEQLSLLGGAQLVSRYHGLSADHIEYLDEAGVAAMRHSGTVGVLLPGAFYFLKETQHPPVELLRRYQIPMAVATDFNPGTSPFISLHLAMNMACVQFGLTPEEAWAGVTRHAAQALGRQATHGQLKAGYVADFNVWDAQNPVEILYEPGRNPLYLRIFRGQIT; encoded by the coding sequence ATGGAACCCCTGTTACCTGATGATACGCTCTGGCGAAACCTGCGCCTGGCGACGCTCGATCCGGCGCAGACGGCACCGTATGGCATGCTGGACCATCATGCGCTGATTATCCGTAAGGGAAGGGTGCTGGCGATTGTGCCAGAGGCTTCACTCCCGACTGCGCATGCCAATACGCATGACCTGCAAGGACGTCTGGTGACGCCTGGGTTGATTGATTGTCACACTCATCTGGTGTTTGGCGGCAATCGCGCCAGCGAGTGGGAGCAACGGTTGAACGGCGTTTCTTATCAGCAGATTAGTGCGCAGGGCGGCGGGATTAACGCCACCGTGACGGCGACGCGTGCCGCGACGGAGAAGGCGCTTTTAGCCTCTGCTCAGGCGCGGATCGCGCGTCTGATGCGCGAGGGCGTGACGCTGCTGGAAGTGAAATCCGGCTATGGGCTGAATGCGACAGCCGAAGAAAAGATGCTGCGCGTCGCGGCCCGCCTGGCCGAAGAGAATCTTATCGAAATCAGCCCCACGCTGCTGGCGGCCCATGCCGTGCCGGTTGAGTATCGGGACAATCCTGACGGCTATATCACCCACGTCTGCGAAACGATACTGCCGCAGCTATGGGAAAAGGGGCTGTTTGAAGCGGTCGATCTGTTCTGTGAGAGCGTGGGCTTTACCCTGGCGCAAAGCGAGCGGGTATTGCGCGCGGCGCAGGCGGCGGGCATTCCGGTCAAAGGGCATGTCGAGCAGTTGTCTCTGCTGGGTGGAGCGCAACTGGTCAGTCGCTATCATGGGCTTTCTGCGGATCACATTGAATATCTTGATGAAGCGGGCGTGGCCGCGATGCGTCACAGCGGCACCGTTGGCGTACTGCTGCCGGGGGCGTTCTATTTCCTTAAAGAGACGCAGCATCCGCCCGTTGAGTTGCTGCGCCGTTACCAGATACCTATGGCGGTGGCGACCGATTTCAACCCCGGCACCAGTCCCTTTATCAGCTTGCATCTGGCGATGAACATGGCCTGCGTTCAGTTCGGACTGACGCCGGAAGAGGCATGGGCGGGCGTCACCCGTCATGCCGCTCAGGCGCTGGGCCGCCAGGCGACGCACGGACAGCTAAAGGCGGGTTACGTTGCCGATTTTAACGTCTGGGATGCGCAAAACCCGGTGGAGATCCTCTATGAGCCTGGGCGCAACCCGCTGTATCTACGCATATTTCGAGGACAAATCACATGA